Proteins from one Streptomyces genisteinicus genomic window:
- the cobT gene encoding nicotinate-nucleotide--dimethylbenzimidazole phosphoribosyltransferase: protein MNLDDFSDLIERPDSGVRRDAEERRERLVVPPGALGRLDELAEWLAAAQAAVPVRAVERPRVVLFAGDHGVAGLGVSGRAAGTAHELVRAVLDGGRPVSVVARRTGVPVRIVDAGLDCDPELLPEDVTRHRVRRGSGRIDVEDALTVEEAEQAVRLGMAIADEEADSGTDVVVLGDLSVGGTTAAATLVAALCGTDASVVTGRGGAGIDDLAWMRKCAAIRDALRRARPVLGDQLELLAAVGGADLAAMTGFLLQASSRRLPVILDGVVTAACALVAQRAAFRSPDWWLAGQLSGEPAQAKALDRLALTPVLDHGVTVGEGTGALLALPLLQSAAALVAELPERDRPAAADEEKAELPGG from the coding sequence CTGAATCTCGACGACTTCTCCGATCTGATCGAGCGCCCCGACAGCGGTGTCCGGCGTGACGCCGAGGAACGGCGTGAGCGGCTGGTCGTGCCGCCCGGGGCACTCGGCCGTCTCGACGAGCTGGCCGAGTGGCTGGCGGCGGCGCAGGCCGCCGTCCCGGTCCGGGCCGTCGAGCGGCCGCGGGTGGTGCTGTTCGCCGGTGATCACGGGGTCGCCGGGCTGGGGGTGTCGGGGCGTGCCGCGGGCACCGCGCACGAGCTGGTGCGGGCGGTCCTGGACGGCGGGCGCCCGGTGTCCGTGGTGGCGCGCCGGACCGGCGTGCCGGTGCGGATCGTGGACGCCGGTCTCGACTGCGACCCGGAGCTCCTGCCCGAGGACGTCACGCGTCACCGGGTGCGCCGCGGCAGCGGGCGGATCGACGTCGAGGACGCGCTCACCGTCGAGGAGGCCGAGCAGGCGGTGCGCCTCGGTATGGCGATCGCCGACGAGGAGGCGGACTCGGGCACGGACGTGGTCGTCCTCGGCGACCTCAGTGTGGGCGGGACGACCGCGGCGGCCACGCTGGTCGCCGCCCTGTGCGGCACGGACGCGTCGGTGGTCACGGGCCGGGGCGGCGCCGGGATCGACGACCTGGCGTGGATGCGCAAGTGCGCGGCGATCCGGGACGCGCTGCGGCGTGCCCGTCCGGTGCTGGGCGACCAGCTGGAGCTGCTGGCGGCGGTGGGCGGCGCCGACCTGGCGGCGATGACGGGTTTCCTGCTCCAGGCGTCGTCGCGCCGGCTGCCGGTGATCCTCGACGGCGTGGTGACGGCCGCGTGCGCCCTGGTGGCGCAGCGCGCGGCGTTCCGTTCGCCCGACTGGTGGCTCGCCGGGCAGCTGAGCGGGGAGCCGGCGCAGGCGAAGGCGCTGGACCGGCTGGCGCTGACGCCGGTGCTCGACCACGGGGTGACCGTGGGCGAGGGCACGGGGGCGCTGCTCGCGCTGCCGCTGCTCCAGTCCGCCGCGGCTCTCGTCGCGGAGCTGCCCGAGCGCGACCGGCCCGCCGCGGCGGACGAGGAGAAGGCGGAGCTGCCCGGCGGCTGA
- a CDS encoding phosphatidylglycerol lysyltransferase domain-containing protein yields the protein MGDVRDSGEGGDRSRRAAAFAIWYLRLVTFVNFLSAVWVSLGQDLRRHNADDYFTPYLLTAGFASGVFTLFLAVTMRRRKRAAWILNLVLGGLFLLLFAVALVFPEIRGKAQNWISFVLTAAFVAALLIGRREFYAKGDRSNPKLAGGVAVGGLLVTSLAATGLVALTDTSPQSSTFLEKWRYGAMRLVSVSVDDDRFPAITTPGWVDVLINIMSTLLILAVLYAAFRSRRAVDPLTEDDEARLRALLDKHGDRDSLGYFALRREKSVVWSPTGKAAVAYRVVGGVSLASGDPIGDPEAWPGAIAPWLAQAREHGWVPAVMGAGEEAGTVYARHGLDALELGDEAIVDTDEFTLEGRAMRSVRQAYNRVKRAGYEVRIRRHEDIPPEEAAELLRRADEWRDGATERGFSMALGRLGDPADGRCVMLECADGDGTPKALLSFVPWGPKGLSLDLMRRDREAENGLTEFMVIELLQRSEEIGVTEVSLNFAMFRSVFERGSRLGAGPVLRLWRSVLGFFSRWWQIESLYRANAKYRPIWEPRYMLFEKSSDLPRIGVAAARAEGFLEAPGLPEWARRRRLASGR from the coding sequence ATGGGAGATGTCCGTGATTCCGGTGAGGGCGGCGACCGGTCGCGGCGGGCCGCCGCGTTCGCCATCTGGTACCTGCGCCTCGTGACGTTCGTGAACTTCCTGAGCGCCGTGTGGGTGTCCCTGGGCCAGGATCTGCGCCGCCACAACGCCGACGACTACTTCACGCCCTACCTGCTGACCGCGGGCTTCGCCTCCGGCGTCTTCACCCTCTTCCTCGCGGTGACGATGCGGCGCCGCAAACGGGCCGCCTGGATCCTGAACCTGGTGCTCGGCGGTCTGTTCCTGCTGCTGTTCGCCGTCGCGCTGGTGTTCCCCGAGATCCGCGGCAAGGCGCAGAACTGGATCTCCTTCGTCCTGACCGCGGCCTTCGTGGCGGCGCTGCTGATCGGCCGCCGGGAGTTCTACGCCAAGGGCGACCGCTCCAACCCGAAGCTCGCCGGCGGGGTCGCCGTGGGCGGGCTGCTCGTCACGTCGCTGGCCGCCACCGGACTCGTCGCGCTGACCGACACCTCCCCGCAGAGCTCGACCTTCCTGGAGAAGTGGCGCTACGGGGCGATGCGGCTGGTCTCCGTCTCCGTGGACGACGACCGCTTCCCGGCGATCACCACACCGGGGTGGGTCGACGTCCTGATCAACATCATGTCCACGCTGCTGATCCTCGCCGTGCTGTACGCGGCGTTCCGCTCGCGGCGGGCCGTGGATCCGCTGACCGAGGACGACGAGGCCCGTCTGCGGGCGCTGCTGGACAAGCACGGGGACCGCGATTCGCTGGGGTACTTCGCGCTGCGCCGGGAGAAGAGCGTCGTGTGGTCGCCGACCGGGAAGGCCGCCGTGGCGTACCGGGTGGTGGGCGGGGTGTCGCTCGCGTCCGGGGATCCGATCGGCGACCCCGAGGCGTGGCCGGGCGCGATCGCCCCGTGGCTGGCGCAGGCGCGCGAGCACGGCTGGGTCCCGGCGGTGATGGGCGCCGGCGAGGAGGCCGGCACGGTCTACGCCCGCCACGGGCTGGACGCGCTGGAGCTCGGCGACGAGGCGATCGTCGACACGGACGAGTTCACGCTGGAGGGGCGGGCGATGCGTTCCGTGCGCCAGGCCTACAACCGGGTGAAGCGCGCCGGGTACGAGGTGCGGATCCGGCGCCACGAGGACATCCCGCCCGAGGAGGCGGCCGAGCTGCTGCGGCGTGCCGACGAGTGGCGCGACGGTGCGACCGAGCGGGGCTTCTCGATGGCGCTGGGCCGGCTGGGCGACCCGGCGGACGGCCGCTGCGTGATGCTGGAGTGCGCGGACGGCGACGGGACGCCGAAGGCGCTGCTCAGCTTCGTGCCGTGGGGTCCGAAGGGGCTGTCGCTGGACCTGATGCGCCGTGACCGTGAGGCGGAGAACGGGCTGACGGAGTTCATGGTGATCGAACTCCTCCAGCGTTCCGAGGAGATCGGCGTCACCGAGGTCTCCCTGAACTTCGCGATGTTCCGGTCGGTCTTCGAGCGGGGCTCCCGGCTCGGCGCGGGGCCGGTGCTGAGGCTGTGGCGCTCGGTGCTCGGGTTCTTCTCCCGCTGGTGGCAGATCGAGTCCCTCTACCGGGCGAACGCGAAGTACCGGCCGATCTGGGAACCGCGCTACATGCTCTTCGAGAAGAGTTCCGACCTGCCGCGCATCGGCGTGGCCGCGGCACGCGCCGAGGGCTTCCTGGAGGCTCCGGGACTGCCCGAGTGGGCGCGCCGCCGCCGGCTGGCAAGCGGTCGGTGA
- a CDS encoding adenosylcobinamide-GDP ribazoletransferase, which yields MDSSHGIRFAFGTLTVLPVRVTRWDREAGRAGMVWAPLAGLVVGLCAAAAGGLLVLLGSGPLLAAVASTAVPAVLTRALHLDGLADTADGLGSGKPAEDALRIMKQSDIGPFGVVTVLFVLLAQVAALNELWAAGWGRGACAAALAGVTARLALTAASRTGVPAARPDGLGAAVAGAVPVRAALGTVALVTAAAAGAAAVLGGVAAALHTVLAVAVALAAAELLLRRCVRRLGGVTGDVFGALAETAGTAALVVLVLG from the coding sequence GTGGACTCATCGCACGGCATACGCTTCGCCTTCGGCACCCTGACCGTCCTCCCCGTGCGGGTGACGCGCTGGGACCGCGAGGCGGGCCGCGCCGGGATGGTGTGGGCGCCCCTCGCCGGGCTGGTCGTCGGGCTGTGCGCCGCGGCGGCCGGCGGACTCCTCGTGCTGCTCGGCTCCGGCCCGCTCCTCGCGGCGGTGGCGAGCACCGCGGTGCCGGCGGTCCTCACCCGCGCCCTTCATCTGGACGGCCTCGCCGACACCGCCGACGGCCTCGGCAGCGGGAAGCCCGCCGAGGACGCCCTGCGGATCATGAAGCAGTCGGACATCGGGCCCTTCGGCGTCGTCACCGTCCTGTTCGTCCTGCTGGCCCAGGTCGCGGCGCTGAACGAGCTCTGGGCGGCCGGCTGGGGTCGCGGGGCGTGCGCGGCCGCGCTGGCCGGGGTGACCGCCCGGCTGGCCCTGACAGCGGCCTCCCGCACGGGCGTGCCCGCCGCCCGCCCCGACGGGCTCGGGGCGGCCGTCGCCGGGGCGGTGCCCGTGCGCGCGGCGCTGGGCACCGTCGCGCTGGTCACGGCGGCAGCGGCGGGTGCCGCCGCCGTCCTGGGCGGTGTCGCGGCCGCGCTGCACACGGTGCTCGCGGTGGCCGTCGCCCTGGCTGCCGCCGAACTGCTGCTGCGCCGGTGCGTGCGGCGGCTCGGCGGCGTGACGGGCGACGTGTTCGGCGCCCTGGCGGAGACGGCGGGCACGGCGGCGCTGGTGGTGCTCGTCCTGGGCTGA
- a CDS encoding spherulation-specific family 4 protein, which produces MTGLLVPYYEHPADRPAAWDRLVAAAPRLHAVVVNPASGPGTAPDPAFAAVARRLRAAGVPVLGYVDTGYGRRPHQAVVGEMLRHRDWYATDGLFLDQVSSGRDALPHYTRLTVAARVAGAATLVLNHGVPPDPGYARLAEVLVTFEGPWDAYAPVAAAPAWTAAFPPERFCHLVYAAPPGARAATPVHCAVPGAGAHPWGTLPHGLDGG; this is translated from the coding sequence GTGACCGGGCTCCTGGTGCCGTACTACGAGCACCCCGCGGACCGGCCCGCCGCCTGGGACCGCCTGGTGGCCGCCGCACCCCGGCTGCACGCCGTCGTCGTCAACCCGGCCAGCGGGCCGGGAACCGCACCGGACCCGGCGTTCGCCGCGGTCGCGCGCCGGCTGCGGGCAGCCGGAGTGCCCGTCCTCGGCTACGTCGACACCGGCTACGGCCGCCGCCCGCACCAGGCGGTCGTCGGCGAGATGCTGCGCCACCGCGACTGGTACGCGACCGACGGGCTCTTCCTCGACCAGGTCTCCTCCGGCCGGGACGCCCTGCCGCACTACACGCGGCTGACCGTCGCCGCCCGGGTGGCGGGCGCGGCGACGCTGGTCCTGAACCACGGGGTGCCCCCGGACCCCGGATACGCCCGGCTCGCCGAGGTCCTGGTGACCTTCGAGGGGCCGTGGGACGCGTACGCCCCGGTGGCCGCGGCACCCGCGTGGACGGCCGCGTTCCCGCCGGAACGCTTCTGCCACCTCGTCTACGCCGCCCCGCCCGGCGCCCGTGCCGCGACCCCGGTGCACTGCGCGGTCCCGGGGGCGGGAGCGCACCCCTGGGGGACCCTGCCGCACGGGCTGGACGGCGGATGA
- the pelF gene encoding GT4 family glycosyltransferase PelF — MLSSGRHVTMLTEGTYPHVHGGVSTWCDQLVRGMPEVDFHVLALTGSGREPVVWDLPGNVRRHVSFPLWGPEPDCRRLPRRERGRFLATYERFLLALLDPDAGCHLGPELDRLAGWAREGRLTSALRSEEALRSLTWIWSMPHLPTAAARPTVHDALTATDLLEHALRPLGARIPDDAVAHAVSAGLATLPALAAQHFERVPFLLTEHGIYLRERYLGYRTHPQRTPVKTLMLAFYRELNTLGYRRADLITPCNRYNRRWEEHGGAPAARIRTVYNGVDPGAFPEAGPEPDVPTVSWAGRIDPIKDLETLIRAYAVVRAELPAVRLRLFGGVPDGGEAYRVRLEKLAAELGVVDGIHWEGRISDVARAYGAGSVVALSSISEGFPFSLIEAMSCGRATVSTDVGGVREAVGDTGVVVPPREPAVMAAALTALLRDPARRAALGRAARQRVVDRFTLARSVDGFRRIYRELAGFPETETETDTGADAGPGPGAGSAPSRPEAVLR, encoded by the coding sequence ATGCTGAGCAGCGGTCGCCACGTCACCATGCTCACCGAAGGCACCTATCCGCACGTCCACGGCGGCGTGTCCACCTGGTGCGACCAGCTCGTACGGGGCATGCCGGAAGTCGACTTCCACGTCCTCGCCCTCACCGGCAGCGGCCGGGAGCCCGTCGTCTGGGACCTGCCCGGCAACGTCCGCCGGCACGTCTCGTTCCCGCTCTGGGGACCCGAACCGGACTGCCGCCGTCTCCCGCGCCGGGAGCGGGGCCGCTTCCTCGCCACGTACGAGAGGTTCCTGCTCGCGCTGCTCGACCCGGACGCCGGCTGCCACCTCGGACCGGAACTCGACCGGCTCGCCGGCTGGGCCAGGGAGGGGCGGCTCACCTCCGCGCTGCGCTCGGAGGAGGCCCTGCGGTCGCTCACCTGGATCTGGTCCATGCCGCACCTGCCGACCGCCGCCGCCCGGCCGACCGTGCACGACGCGCTCACCGCCACGGACCTGCTGGAGCACGCCCTGCGCCCGCTCGGCGCCCGCATACCCGACGACGCCGTGGCCCACGCCGTCAGCGCAGGACTGGCCACGCTCCCCGCGCTCGCCGCCCAGCACTTCGAGCGGGTGCCGTTCCTCCTCACCGAGCACGGCATCTACCTCCGCGAGCGCTATCTCGGCTACCGCACCCATCCGCAGCGCACCCCCGTGAAGACCCTGATGCTCGCCTTCTACCGGGAGCTCAACACCCTCGGCTACCGGCGGGCCGACCTGATCACCCCGTGCAACCGCTACAACCGGCGCTGGGAGGAGCACGGCGGCGCCCCCGCCGCGCGGATCCGCACCGTCTACAACGGCGTCGATCCGGGGGCCTTCCCCGAGGCCGGCCCCGAACCGGACGTCCCCACCGTCTCCTGGGCCGGCCGCATCGACCCCATCAAGGACCTGGAGACCCTGATCCGGGCGTACGCCGTCGTGCGGGCCGAACTGCCCGCCGTCCGGCTGCGGCTGTTCGGCGGGGTGCCGGACGGGGGCGAGGCCTACCGCGTCCGGCTGGAGAAGCTGGCGGCCGAACTCGGCGTCGTCGACGGCATCCACTGGGAGGGGCGGATCTCCGACGTCGCCCGCGCCTACGGGGCCGGCAGCGTGGTCGCGCTCTCCTCGATCAGCGAGGGCTTCCCGTTCTCGCTGATCGAGGCGATGTCCTGCGGCCGGGCGACGGTGTCGACCGATGTCGGCGGGGTGCGCGAGGCGGTCGGCGACACCGGGGTCGTCGTCCCACCGCGCGAGCCCGCGGTCATGGCGGCCGCGCTGACCGCGCTGCTGCGCGATCCGGCGCGCAGGGCAGCGCTGGGGCGCGCGGCGCGGCAGCGGGTCGTCGACCGGTTCACCCTGGCCCGTTCGGTGGACGGCTTCCGCCGCATCTACCGGGAGCTGGCCGGCTTCCCCGAAACCGAAACCGAAACCGACACCGGCGCCGACGCGGGTCCCGGCCCCGGCGCGGGCTCCGCCCCGTCCCGGCCCGAGGCGGTGCTGCGATGA